A region from the Streptomyces sp. NBC_01445 genome encodes:
- a CDS encoding replication-relaxation family protein, whose protein sequence is MDTPITPTAPPRPTGLSRLAQDLLPALYQHRLIATSQLHRLFTPHARRPVYLRQQLKELRRIGLVDATARRTSRMGNPELLWYITARGAEAVAYDPTIPRRGYRISPQTAASQLQEHTLTVVDTGVAFAGWARRLGDECSPLDWEPEIAHRIRNGESRGVDDAFMIPDAVLRYTHAAEDGRRRMLSFFIEVDRATMQTTRLAAKLSAYARYQSYVPAAGGRGRRSTREAWRDHYPAFPRLLIVLTGASDRVLANRIQDLRALAAADPRVGQLSAGVTTLQLLQDKGPFAPVMTPLSGDAAPTDVFLAPTGGSRA, encoded by the coding sequence ACACCCCCATCACACCGACCGCCCCGCCGCGCCCCACGGGCCTGTCCCGCCTGGCGCAGGACCTGCTGCCAGCGCTGTATCAGCACCGCCTGATCGCGACCAGTCAGCTGCACCGGCTATTCACCCCCCACGCCCGCCGTCCCGTCTACCTGCGCCAGCAGCTCAAGGAGCTGCGCCGCATCGGGCTCGTCGACGCCACCGCCCGGCGTACTTCGCGTATGGGGAACCCGGAGCTGCTGTGGTACATCACCGCGCGCGGCGCCGAAGCAGTCGCCTACGACCCGACGATCCCGCGGCGCGGCTACCGCATCAGCCCGCAGACCGCGGCCTCCCAGCTGCAGGAGCACACCCTCACAGTGGTCGACACGGGCGTCGCGTTCGCCGGCTGGGCGCGCCGCCTCGGGGATGAGTGCTCGCCGCTGGACTGGGAGCCCGAGATCGCGCACCGTATCCGCAACGGTGAATCGCGCGGTGTTGACGACGCGTTCATGATTCCGGACGCCGTGCTGCGCTACACCCATGCCGCCGAGGACGGGCGCCGGCGGATGCTCAGCTTCTTCATCGAGGTCGACCGCGCCACCATGCAGACCACCCGGCTAGCCGCCAAGCTCTCCGCGTACGCCCGCTACCAGAGCTACGTCCCCGCGGCCGGTGGCCGCGGCCGGCGTTCCACCCGCGAGGCCTGGCGCGACCACTACCCGGCCTTCCCCCGCCTGCTCATCGTGCTGACCGGAGCCTCCGACAGGGTTCTGGCCAACCGGATCCAGGACCTGCGCGCCCTCGCAGCCGCGGACCCGCGCGTCGGCCAGCTCAGCGCCGGAGTCACCACTCTGCAGCTCCTGCAGGACAAGGGACCCTTCGCTCCGGTCATGACCCCACTGTCCGGTGACGCAGCCCCGACTGACGTCTTCCTCGCCCCGACCGGAGGTTCCCGTGCATGA
- a CDS encoding ATP/GTP-binding protein, producing MLVVSSSAAHADGGPAVGNDPGCRGAAPDVTVCASDPVRAPGKSDSQSAAAKGGGKGSAAPKCIYTKMVPQPPAENLAMQDGKKRGGKGAAYQVMCPGTGRIGVVWIPDGNAPGAPAIDPEVVARQAVDSMKLVGPDIDINPKPGGKGLVGMPVWMAVGQSPNTYGPNSATATAGGVTVTATAKVKSIVWNMGDGTSVTCNGPGTGYRKSFGMKQSPDCGHVYKQTSDSAGGKFKVSATATWAVDWQVAGGGGETGHLTEVRNSQVGLTITESQAVN from the coding sequence GTGCTGGTGGTCTCCTCGAGTGCGGCGCACGCCGACGGCGGTCCGGCGGTGGGCAACGATCCCGGTTGCCGCGGGGCAGCGCCGGACGTGACTGTGTGTGCGAGTGACCCTGTCCGCGCTCCGGGCAAGTCGGACTCCCAGAGCGCGGCTGCCAAGGGCGGCGGGAAGGGGTCCGCTGCCCCAAAGTGCATCTACACCAAGATGGTTCCACAGCCGCCTGCCGAGAACCTCGCAATGCAGGATGGCAAGAAGCGCGGGGGTAAGGGTGCCGCGTACCAGGTCATGTGCCCGGGTACTGGTCGGATCGGCGTGGTGTGGATCCCGGACGGAAACGCCCCGGGTGCGCCGGCAATCGATCCGGAGGTGGTGGCCCGTCAGGCGGTCGACTCGATGAAGCTCGTCGGTCCGGATATCGACATCAACCCGAAGCCGGGAGGCAAGGGCTTGGTGGGGATGCCCGTGTGGATGGCAGTGGGCCAGTCGCCGAACACGTACGGCCCCAACTCAGCGACGGCGACGGCCGGCGGGGTAACAGTGACCGCGACGGCGAAGGTGAAGTCAATCGTCTGGAACATGGGCGACGGGACGTCGGTGACCTGTAACGGTCCGGGAACGGGGTACCGGAAGTCGTTCGGGATGAAGCAGTCGCCGGACTGCGGCCACGTCTACAAGCAGACCTCCGACTCAGCGGGCGGGAAGTTCAAGGTGTCCGCGACCGCGACCTGGGCGGTCGACTGGCAGGTGGCCGGCGGCGGTGGGGAGACCGGTCACCTGACCGAGGTCCGCAATTCGCAGGTGGGGCTGACGATCACTGAGTCTCAGGCCGTCAACTAA
- a CDS encoding SAF domain-containing protein, translated as MDTTTPAPPPIAPPRQADLPISAGAKKSSRAPRKLIQALVWTLAALVGALVAISQVNRAGDRVEVLAVAHDVQAGQVVKASDVTTASVAEDPALSPVPAADRSRIVGQRAAVDLRQGSLLTASSVQSGGGLGDDLQVVGVEVKKGTAPRDELRPGDKVLAVVLPEQGAQSTTGTGAAKNGAEPEPESIEATVKSVGRTDATGSLVVNLAVPTTEGPQLAEKAAAKRIALVRQPRDGKQ; from the coding sequence ATGGACACCACGACGCCTGCGCCGCCGCCGATCGCTCCGCCACGTCAGGCTGACCTGCCGATCTCCGCGGGCGCCAAGAAGTCGTCCAGGGCCCCGCGCAAGCTGATCCAGGCCTTGGTCTGGACGCTGGCCGCTCTGGTCGGTGCCCTGGTGGCGATCTCTCAGGTGAACCGCGCCGGTGACCGGGTCGAGGTCCTGGCCGTGGCGCACGATGTGCAGGCCGGGCAGGTCGTGAAGGCCTCGGACGTGACGACCGCGTCGGTTGCTGAGGATCCCGCGCTCTCTCCGGTGCCGGCCGCCGACCGGAGCCGGATCGTTGGACAGCGGGCCGCGGTCGACCTGCGCCAGGGCTCCCTGCTGACCGCCTCCTCCGTGCAGTCCGGCGGCGGCCTCGGCGATGACCTGCAGGTGGTCGGCGTCGAGGTGAAGAAGGGCACCGCGCCGAGGGACGAACTGCGCCCCGGCGACAAGGTGCTGGCCGTGGTGCTGCCCGAGCAGGGCGCCCAGTCCACGACCGGCACGGGAGCCGCGAAGAACGGCGCGGAGCCAGAGCCGGAGAGCATCGAAGCGACGGTGAAGTCGGTGGGCCGTACGGACGCGACCGGATCGCTGGTGGTGAATCTCGCGGTGCCGACCACGGAAGGGCCGCAGCTGGCGGAGAAGGCCGCGGCCAAGCGGATCGCCCTGGTGCGGCAGCCGCGCGACGGAAAGCAGTGA